The following nucleotide sequence is from Triticum urartu cultivar G1812 unplaced genomic scaffold, Tu2.1 TuUngrouped_contig_6627, whole genome shotgun sequence.
CCTAGCACTCTCTTGTTCTTCGGCAAACCTAGCCCTCCTCTCTCCTTGGGGTTCAGCTAGGTAGTATCCCTTATTGTGTTGGTGGCAAGTGATGTTATACTTGACCTATGGGTCGTTGCTTTCCGAAAGCCTCGAGAACACCGGAGAGCACTgaagcacgttgatgtcattgtgagaaCCTACCATGTCAAAAAAGGGGTGCCAAATCAAGAGATCTTATGATGCCAAAACTTCAAGTATAGCCGTGCAACCATCGACATGTCCCTTATATTgcccctgccaagcaaatggagAATTCTTCCATTCTTAGTACATACAATCTATGCCTCCAAccgtggaggtggtggtggtgtgcGGAAGGGCGGCGACGCCCCTTGGTAGGGTACGGTCCGCGAGCTACACCATCTGCGGCAAAAAGTGGAGCCAACGTCGACGGTGGATGCGGTGCCGAATGGGTGGGGTGCCGGAGGTGGCGAAGAGGCCGGAAGCTGGGTGGTGGCGGCTACGACGACGAGGCTGGGGAGCCCAAGCTCATTTTGGGAGGGGGTTGGAATGGCATGTGTGCCACCAACAAGCGGGTCAGTGGAGGACAAGAGGAGGACGTTGCGGGTGTCCGAGGAGTGTTTTCGCgcggatccaaaaccagaccaaATTTGTGCTGGAAATAGGTCGAAGTGGACATGAAAACGAGCATCCATCCATTTGTGTTGGTGCATTGGGCCGTGTTTCTGGTCCGCATGGATCAAAACGGACGCTGGCGAATGAAATGTGTTAGCCCTTTGGAGTTGTGCTTGTGCGTGCATGCCGTTGCAAGCAGCCTCAAGGTTCTCaaaaattgttaaagaaaatagaGTGAATTTCAGTTTTAACCTCCACTACTTGTGTGCTTGTGCGACATATTTGTACACCTTTTAAACAATGCCGTTCAAGGTCACCTATGGTGCCAAGGCCTCGTGGTTAATAGAAACATTGGCTCCCATTGAAGAGCATGGCCTGAAAGTATAGGATAAATCATGACAAAATGACCACTAGCATCAAGTCTAAGATTTGAATCCGGGAAAGTGGTTCCTTCACAAGAAATCTAACCAATTAAGTTCTCATAAGTACAAATGACATGCACATAAAGATAATGTTTTTCTGAATATTTtgatattttatttgcatttttatGAGCTCATATGAAATTTTTAATGAATTTTTGAAGTATTGGTCAAACAATCAAATAGCACACAGACAACCCCAGAGACAAAACAAAGGGCAAAACTGAGCAGAGCAAAAAAAAATTTAAGGGCAAAACCCACAGGCTGACACAACTAGGGGCAAAAGTGTAATTCTCCTTTTTTTTTATTTGACTCTCATCTATCACTGAACCCATGCTTCCTCGAGCAACCGCAAAGATGAGCATGTGATTTTAAATCCTTGAGAAAAACATGAAGAAGCCCAGACCATGGAATTGTGGCGGAACATATATAACACATGATTTTCTGCATTAGCCTATTAGCATTCTGCATTAACCTTAAGATACTGCATTGCAGTAAAAAAACCTCCTTATTTGGAGCTAGGATGCACCAAACGGGTTTATTTGCGAGAGATACAAAAAAAAACTAAGCTCAGTTTTCTCAAAGGACTAAAAACAAAGCAAGCTCATTTTTCACGAAGGACGACATACATAATAGTCAGATTGATATTACTTTGTGTCTTCAACATACTTCAGTGTCATGCATATTCCTTTCGGAGCACATATTATAAGACAATAAGAGATATTAATTATTTATGGTTGAATTTCCCTTCAAGTATAACTCTAATCTATCCTGCAACATCATGAGTTCTGCGCAAGTTCAGTTGAAGACACAATGTTGCAAGCCGCAGAAGATATATGCCATTACCATCATTTTGAAGACACAATGTTTCCAGAGATATTTCACCTCTTTTCCATAATTAATCCGTGTTTATGAAAAAAAATGATGGAAGGATGGACCTGATACACAAAATGGGACATTATTTTGCAAGTGCTGAACTAACCAAACCTTATGAATACACCGAAGCAACTTTTGCAAATATAGAGCCAAAAATGGTACAAATAATACACTGACCAACCATCTGACTAAATACTTCATGAAAGTTCTTTGAAAATTGACATTTGGAATTTGGATAGTATAGTTTAAAGAGAAGCAACATCTACCATTAACATGAGAATTTACGCATTCTTTTCCAAAAAAAATAAAACCATGTATATTGTGCCCTGCACACAAAAACAAATCGTGCAACGTGCATACTACAGCAAGTTTTCACATGAACAAATTTTTAGTACATGATTACATGATAGAAACACAAGTGTGGTAAACTTAATGCAAGCCTCATATGCACGGGCGTACGTACATGTGTCGACATCTCCTTCACAACTCGATGCACACATGATAGATTGTAACCCTTTGGGGGTTAAAAATAGGCCAAAATATGAATTACTTGTTGAATAAGAGATAAATTACCATTTTCAGTGTACCTTCATGAGGTGTGAGCCCAACCGTACTAATAAATGAGCCCAACCGTACTAATAAATGAGCCCATTTGCTGCCTTTTTTTTCTGGCCTGGGCGGCCATCTAGGCCCATGCGATCACCGGTCCCACTTGCAGACACTGCTTCAGCCTCCGCATTAAACCCTAGTACCCGGCATCCGCCGCCGTCGCATATAACCTCTCCCGCTAATACCTTTCTCACACTTAACGaaactccggcggcggcggcggcgagctcgcGACCTGAAGCACAAGGAGAAGGCGCCTCGATCCCTCGTCGCCTCGGTCCACCATGGTATGCCTTCGCCTCCGTCGCCCCTCACCTGGCATTTCCATGGCTGTCGAGTTCGCGCGACGGATTCGCTGTGCGGACGCTAGTTCAGTTAGGGGAATCCGGCAAGATGTGCAGCTGCAGTTTGTGATCTAAGGCGTTCTGCCATTTTTATGGAACTTTTGCAGTATCATTCAGTGATGGCGTATGATGGAACTGGCTGGCTGTAGCTCTGCGATTTAGGTGCCTAGAGAGTAGAGACTGGAACTGTAACCTGGTGCTTTGATTTTTTAACAGCTGAACGTATTCGAGAAAAAGAACAGCTGAACTGGTAGAGAGATTTCAAGTTCGATCTGGATGAAGGGTTTCTGTGTTTTGTAGGTGATGATCTTAGTGGCGAACTGTTTGCGTGTGTTCCAAATGATTTGGGGCGCTCATATTGGCAGGGGTTAAATCTGGTTTTCGTTCACAAACATTCCCAAGAGCCACAGTCTTTTACTAATTCATTTATACACACTTGCCGTTCACACTTAGATGATTACTGAAGAGGCTAAGATTTAACTTAAACTCATTTGACATTCCTTTTGTTTACTTGCTGAGAAGAATACTGCATTGGCAGATTTTGAAAGAATTCTCAGTATGCTGCTCTGATTAGTTACATATTGTCTGCTCATACGCATTTCCACTCTAGTTTTTGTTGTCATCATGCTACAACATGACAAGTTTTGGCATGAAATTAGTTACACTCAACTTGGGATATAGTAGTGTAAGTGAATACAATTTTGCAGTTAATACCTTTTCCATTTAGTTGATGTGAGTTCTGCATTTGGCAGGTTGTAGAAACAATTCTTAGTATGCTCCGTTGATTAGTTACATTACATGTTCAACTTTCTGTTATGCAGTTTCCACTTAGTTTTAGCTGTCATTGTGCAACTGCATGACAGGTTATTGCATGCAATTTGTTATACCCAACTTGGAATGTTGCTACTGTGACAGTGAAATTTAATTCAATGTTGTTATGCAATTATGTCAAGTATGTACTCAGCTAAATCTGATTTGCCTTGCTAGTCGAAGAGGAAAACCAGGGAGCCTAAGGAGGAGAATGTTACTCTTGGACCTGCTGTCCGTGAAGGGGAGCATGTCTTCGGAGTTGCTCATGTCTTTGCATCATTCAATGACACATTCATCGTATGTACTGGTTTGCCTATTACATGCTTTATTATGGTTGTCACCGTCATGTGCTGTTCGGTTTCTTACTGGTGTTAGCCTCCATCTGCAGCACGTCACTGACTTGTCCGGGAGAGAGACCCTTGTTCGTATCACTGGTATGCTCCATACTTAAATTTTCTTTTCGTGATCTAGCTATATTTTTTATGGTTTAAAAGTAAATTTGATTGTCCCATAATCAATGCAGGTGGAATGAAGGTCAAGGCTGATCGTGACGAGTCATCACCATATGCAGCTATGCTCGCTTCTCAAGATGTGGCGACACGTTGCAAGGTTTGTATGGGCTTTCATTGGACTATTTTCTGTTCAGGTGCCTACATCCAGGATTCTTATATGTTTTCCACTCGCGCTTCCAGGAGCTCGGCATCACTGCTTTGCACATTAAGCTCCGTGCCACTGGaggcaacaagaccaagactccTGGACCTGGTGCTCAATCCGCTCTCAGGGCACTCGCTCGTTCTGGCATGAAAATTGGACGCATTGGTAAATTCTGACTTCCCGCCGCATATATGCAAATGAAGAACACATATCTTGTTACTTTGCTGTTTCATTGTGGTCTCGTCCTTATTGGGCATAGAACTAATAATTGTATGTCTGATTCTCTTTGCAGAGGACGTGACCCCCGTTCCCACTGACAGCACCCGCAGAAAGGGTGGTAGGAGAGGAAGGAGGCTGTAGACGCCTCTTTTTCATCGTCTCTCATGGCCGTGATCGAGAATTCGGTGTTCGAATAGCCTTATAGATCCTATGTAGTTGCCGATCAGTTTACTCCAAGTTCGGATTTGTTTACTGTCAGTTTCAGAGCTGTGCTTCGCTTCAGAACATCTCTGATCGTGTATTTATGCAAAAATATTCTAGTCCGAACATGCCTTATTATGGTTTCTGATAATATGGTTGGCTCTTATTAGTAATATATCTGATAATATGTTGTGCTGGAATGCCAATGCTGAGTGCTATCTCATTCAGGAACCATCATATTGCATTTGTCATTGACCATAACGGAAAAGAATATGAGCAGAGAGACACATTGCCCTCTGAAAAGGAGCAAATAGTTTCCCGGCTTTGAAAAGGAGCAGTGAAAGATAGGTTTGGAAAGCAGTACTAGAAAGCAAGCATGGCGTATCCAAACAATGCCGCGAACGAGCCGGCGAGGCCTGCCACCGTGAGGCCGGCGCCGCTGGCGGCTCCAGGAGGCGCGTCCTTGGCCGGCGTTGAGTTACCCGCCGGAGCATTTGGGGCTGCTGGGGAGTTTGGCGGGGCGCCACCTGAGGGAGAAGACGGCGGGGTCGTTGCTGTTGCTGCGGGTGACCCCTGGCTGGGCGTGGGAGCGcccttggcggcggcggcgaccatGACGATGAGCTTCTCGTTGGCGCGGCAGTTGGCGTCGACGccgctgatgaagaagaaggcgCCGGCGCGGTCGAGGTCGAAGACGGTGTTGCCGTCGGTGAACTGCTTGTCGTACGTGTTGGTGTTGCAAGCGTTGTAGTCGGCCGGCGCCACCAGCAGCACCGAGTCCTTGTCCTTGGGGTACACGAACACTGCACACGCAACGCATGCGCATgaaccacacacacacacatcaaaATCACGTCGCCGAGATGCAAAATGAAAGGTGGTCGTGCGGTTACGTACCGAGCTGGTCGCCGACCTGGAAGGTGGTCTTCTCGGCCCAGGTGTTGTAGGACTCGGCGCCGGCGCCGGGCACGCCCCAGCCGTTGTCGCCGCCGACGTTGTACTGCGccgcgccggccaccgccgccatgAGGGCGGCGCAGGCGAGCACCAGGCCACAAGATCTACGGCTCGACATTGCTAGCTAGTACAAAGTAGAAACTGCACTCTCGATGATGCTTGTATTGGTCGATGGGTATAGGCGGCCGGGGTACGTACGTATTTGTAGTCGTAGGCACATGCATGCCGCGTACGTGAGCTGATCGAGCAGGCCGGCTTTACACGCTGTGGGGTGCCTTGCTTTTGGCGGTCGCCTCAAGCTACGTACTACTACGTAGAGGAGGAGGCATGCACGTGCCGGTGGTCTGTCTCCTTTTTCGTGCGGCGCGCCCCTGTGCCACCCCATTGCGACTGCGTGCGTGCATGCGTGCGTGCTGTGTGCCTTTCGAATCGATGCTTTGCCGGTTGCACTTGCACCCGGAATATCGGCGTCGTGGCTTAGCTTGTGAACGTTGGGATCCACGCGACGTGATGGCTGGCTGGTGCCATTGGTCGGGTCAGGTGCAACGGTCTGTACTTTTGCACCCTGGGCTAGCGGTGACTTGGTGATTGATGTATAGTAGGAGAAGATCAACGCACATCTACACAAGACAGATCGATCTACCAAAGCTGTTTACACTCTTTAATTTGAAAGAAGAATAACACTTTTGACTTACAAGAGGCATAATGACTCTAATCCTTTTTCCTTCATTTTTAAACAGCAAGGAATGTCTTTCCAGCTTTTTCATAGGTCACTGTGTTTTCATATATTTTCCGGTTTTCGACTAGCTTTTGCTAAATCTTAGTAATTGCCTACTATTCGAAAAAATTTCTCAGCGACTTACAGTTGCACACTACTAAATTCGAAATAGCAAACGTTTGTGAAACTCCAGTTGCATGTTACTGTAAAATTATGTCTATGAGTTTTAAATGGAGTGATATGAAAATAAGAACAATAAGGTGTTGATCACCTACCCCTCTTGGCGGCGGACAGGGCGCAACGGCGGGGAGGTATTGATCGGGGGCAACTTGTGATGGAGGTGTTGGAGGGTTGCTGTGTGACGGTGAAGGTGATGTGTGCTCGAGTGGTGGCCTTTGTCAGCGGTCATGACTACAACATTGGTGAATCCGACGGCAGGCGGGTGGATTCAGTGCGGCGATCCCAGTCTGGCTGGAGCCATGGAGGAGAGATCGTCAGGGCATGGTTCTGGACGGTGGCAAGCTCAACATCAGATCTGGATCTGTCATACATTGGCATGGGTGAACTTTTCATGTTTTCTTTACGAATTCTTCATGCTTTGTTTGGGTTTGTTTCATTTGGAGCGGTGAAGCGGTGGCGCTGTCTCAATGTAGGAATAATGTTCTCCCCCGCCCTATTCTCGTTCGTTTGGTGTGTTCTTCGCCGGTGAAGGGCGTGTGAGCTATGTATCTTGGTTGGTCTAGGTTCCTAGTGAATTTGTTTGGATTCGTCCGGCTTTCGAGATCTTTGAAGTTTCTACAGGCCCTTATTGGCGGGGGGGTTCTTTCCTCCAGGGCGGTGATTTGCTTCGCAACTCATGGCCGTCGCGTCTCCTAGTATGCATGGACGACTTCCTAGCCGCTGCTTCTACAAGCTCCCGATTTTTAAAAAGTTTGCTCCACCATGGTAGAGACCTAGAGGCGGCATCGGGCTATGCTCACGACACGCCGCAGGTGGGCATAGGAGGAAGAAGACTTAGGCACCCCACGAATTTGAATGTAATTCCATTTTACTGTAAGGGTCTGTTTGTAAGGACCTATGCTACTTAATATATGCCCCTAGACCTTTTTCGCAAGAAAAAATAGATTATATCCGCAGAATAAACAAAGTTTTCTTTTATCTTCCTAATGTAAAAGAAGTTCGGATAAACCAAAATCCTAGTTAAAATGGGAAAATCAAGATGCACACCTATTTTGCTATGACTAGACCATGGTGAGCCCTCACGCCGTGGGTTATCTTTTTTTAGAGAAGCTGACACCTGGAATTGATGTTGGACGCCAATAACCACCACACGTGTGGCGGAAGCAACACCCGACCACACGCTCCATGACCACGGATTGCGCCACGTCACAGCATACATGCACAAGTGACGAAACTGATGATGTCAGGAGGAACCTTTCGGGTTTTTagtttttaaaatgttttatctcttaaatgaaaaatccgattaaaatccgttttcaccattaaatccgtCACGGCGAGATATTCGAAACTAGATTCCATATCGATATGTTTTGACGACTTTATTTTTGTTAAAAGTTGCCATGTATATTGCACATAAATTGTCATGGTGTTTACACTAAAGTTGCCATCATATATTTCAACTACTTTTTCTTCTATGTTTAAAGTAAATTTTGACATGTTGTAAAACGGGGAATTAAGAAACTAAACTTGCCATTGTGAATTACTAAAATTTGCCATAATCCATGAAATAACTTTGACATGGTTCATAATTAAAAAGAAATCAGTTGTCAGTTACTTTAAAAATGCATGGTCAATGACTCAAATTTGCCATGAATCGTAAACTAAAATTGACCTGGTGAATTACTTAAATTTACCATGATACATGCACTAAATTTTGCAATGgttcatacaaaaaataatttCCATGTTCAAAAATATGAAAATTGCCATGATCTATAAACTAAATTTGCCATGATGATTTACTAAAAATTGCCATAACCCATGAATTAAATTTGCCATGGTTAATTACAAAATTTCCATGGTTAATCAATAAAATTGGCCATGAAAAGTAGTTAAAAATACAACGGTAGCTCTAAATGTAGAAGAAAAAATAGATGAAATGAAACATATAATGGCAACTTTAGTTTAAACTCTATGGCAATTACAGTGTATGCAACATGGCAACTTTTGGCAACAAAAAAAGTCGACGAAACATATCAATatgagatctagttttgaagatctcgttGAGACAAatttaatggtgaaaacataTTTTTAATCGGATTTTTATTTAGAAGATAAAACATTTTTAAGTCTGAAAAACTAAAAAGATTCTGCTAATGTCATCTGTTTGATGTGGCAAGATGAATGGTAATGAGTATGTTTGGACCATATTACTTCATGCCATACACGTGTCACTTGTCATTTGAGTATGATGTTTCCTTTTTGCGCTTATAGCACTGCTTACAGCGTTATCAGTAGAAGGTGCATATCCCCCTCCCTCGATCGATTCTCTTATGGGCTGGCCTGTGGAAGGCACTCACGACAAGTTCCCTTTCCCGGCCGTGGGAAGCTTCTAGAAGCTTCCTAGGTCATTATTGGGAAGCTTCTAGAAGCTTTTGATCGCCTTTTCTTTTTTGGTTTTGGTTTTTCTGGATCAGTTTTTGTTCTTTTATTTTTCCTTATTCACCTTTTGTATTTTTTAAAGAAAATTCAAATGCGTGCATTTTCAGAATTCAAAATATTTTTTCAAATCTGTGAAGTAAGTCATAATCCATgatttaaaaaaaaatcatgaaCCTTTTTTCAAAACATGTGAACTCTTTTTTGAATCTGTGATTTTTCGAACACATAAATATATTTCAAGCCCATTAACTTTACTCGAAATTGTgattatttttttcaaaatgctTGAATTTTTCAAAGCTGTGaactttttttttgcaaaatccatgatttatttttcaaattcatgaacttttcgTAATTTTAAACATTTTCATATTAGTGAACTTTTTTGCAAATATAGGAAGATTTTTTAATCCATGATTTTTTATCAAGTTTATTTTTTATGAATTTTCCATATTCATTTTTTTCAAAAGTCAAATGGTCAACTTGGCCGGTCAACAGTTGATAGGTCAACCATAGACAAATCAAAGCGAACAAAGGAGACATGCGCATCGAGCGACTAGGTCTCGTCGTTGTTGCTGCGCCAGCCCCAGGTGGATTTTtgggcctctttgattcacaggattGTCCAAATGAAGGAATAGGAAAAAATGCAGGAATAGGATGGCATGTCCCATAGTATCCTACAAGATTTGAAAGAACGTTTGATAGCGCGGGAAAAACAAAAGAATTCtacaaagaggtttgagtggatggaaattttccttcaaaatgta
It contains:
- the LOC125530878 gene encoding 40S ribosomal protein S14-3 yields the protein MSKRKTREPKEENVTLGPAVREGEHVFGVAHVFASFNDTFIHVTDLSGRETLVRITGGMKVKADRDESSPYAAMLASQDVATRCKELGITALHIKLRATGGNKTKTPGPGAQSALRALARSGMKIGRIEDVTPVPTDSTRRKGGRRGRRL
- the LOC125530877 gene encoding early nodulin-like protein 1; translated protein: MSSRRSCGLVLACAALMAAVAGAAQYNVGGDNGWGVPGAGAESYNTWAEKTTFQVGDQLVFVYPKDKDSVLLVAPADYNACNTNTYDKQFTDGNTVFDLDRAGAFFFISGVDANCRANEKLIVMVAAAAKGAPTPSQGSPAATATTPPSSPSGGAPPNSPAAPNAPAGNSTPAKDAPPGAASGAGLTVAGLAGSFAALFGYAMLAF